From the genome of Lentilactobacillus buchneri, one region includes:
- a CDS encoding beta-galactosidase small subunit, with amino-acid sequence MDNTNKQLHLVYGDGGLGVGGDNFHYIFNYTRGGMESMVVDGREWMYREPKPTFWRATTDNDRGNGFSKQAVQWYGADMFASADKVDIKINDQLIEFPSAPRNNQYSNHEYADKVEVIYHFATLTIPSTDVEVHYTVTGDGVISIHAHYAGNDQLPDLPVFGMRFILPTAATGYEYAGLSGETYPDRMAGGIPGEYRIDGLPVTNYMVPQDCGVHMKTDWVTVTRNATKVSSDHSDTPFSIKFESDGQPFAFSCLPYTAEELENATHQEELPLPRRTVVSILGAVRGVGGIDSWGRDVEEQYHIPAGKDIDFGFKITKA; translated from the coding sequence ATGGACAACACAAATAAACAATTGCACTTGGTATATGGCGATGGTGGCCTCGGCGTTGGCGGTGACAATTTCCATTACATCTTCAATTACACCCGCGGCGGCATGGAATCAATGGTCGTCGATGGTCGTGAGTGGATGTATCGTGAGCCTAAGCCAACCTTCTGGCGGGCAACCACCGATAATGACCGTGGTAATGGTTTCTCGAAACAAGCTGTTCAATGGTATGGCGCCGATATGTTTGCCAGTGCCGATAAAGTCGATATTAAAATTAACGACCAGTTGATTGAATTTCCCAGTGCACCGCGGAATAATCAGTATTCCAACCATGAGTATGCCGACAAAGTAGAAGTGATTTATCATTTTGCAACCCTGACAATTCCAAGTACGGATGTCGAGGTTCACTATACGGTGACAGGTGATGGTGTGATCAGCATCCATGCCCATTATGCCGGTAATGATCAATTGCCGGATTTGCCAGTCTTTGGGATGCGCTTTATTTTGCCGACTGCCGCAACCGGCTACGAATATGCTGGCTTGTCCGGTGAAACCTATCCGGATCGCATGGCTGGCGGGATTCCCGGCGAGTATCGAATTGACGGCTTGCCAGTAACCAACTACATGGTTCCCCAAGACTGTGGGGTGCACATGAAGACCGATTGGGTCACAGTGACCCGCAACGCTACCAAAGTCAGCTCGGATCACTCGGACACACCGTTTAGCATTAAATTTGAAAGTGACGGCCAGCCGTTTGCCTTTAGCTGCCTACCATATACGGCTGAAGAACTGGAAAACGCCACTCATCAAGAAGAATTGCCATTGCCAAGACGGACGGTCGTTTCAATCTTGGGCGCAGTTCGTGGTGTTGGCGGCATTGACAGCTGGGGTCGGGATGTTGAAGAGCAGTATCACATTCCCGCAGGAAAAGATATTGATTTTGGTTTTAAGATTACGAAAGCTTAA
- a CDS encoding DUF2264 domain-containing protein, translating into MINTVKALSKYNDEVILTVKRKLFNEQIKDNPLRSKADVKAALVDILAPAMEVLAQQKRKGRFRMSDSGAVYLQDKTEVEGFMRLLWGLGPFFSDKKRVYERPDWYELVTQGILAGTDPDDPDYWGGDLGDYDQVFVEMGALTAFLYETKDYFWDNLTVKKQKTIVKWMDQVNHKVIPKTNWLFFRAMVNQFITDSGYMDNSELIDADYAITNKHYLGHGWSYDGYVNQIDNYIPFAYQFFTILTVGLAHTDNKQSQLLKERAQKFVPSYANWFAADGAALPYGRSLDYRFAQAAFWAAYAYAHVDMPEGYSLGDIKHLLLNNLRWWFQQNIFQTDGLIPIGYAYPNMNFAEGYNGPASAYWALKTFIFFALPDDDPFWTTKESDDFKFEALKKQPEPRMLIAHSQNGLEVQSFTAGQHSHEHAHGEAKYEKYVYSTTFGFSTPKGSVLLKQGAYDNTLAVAESENFWQTAFKYDDYAIHDNYVYSDWKPYDDVEIKNFVVPAMPWHVRVHEVNTGRELHLAEGSFSAPDSGAPDEYEMKTRAANAVFYHSRVGITGLVGLSKELTTELSTPEPNTNLYFNKTKIPLQTGVLAPGKYTLISLYLGDRELESLDDDGKIVIPEVKLDGNKLTISFNDHTVGADFDEF; encoded by the coding sequence ATGATTAACACTGTAAAAGCGCTTTCAAAATACAATGATGAGGTGATTTTAACAGTGAAACGAAAATTATTTAATGAACAAATTAAAGACAACCCACTCCGCAGTAAAGCGGATGTCAAAGCTGCCCTGGTCGACATTTTAGCGCCTGCCATGGAAGTTTTGGCGCAACAAAAACGAAAGGGCCGCTTCCGGATGAGTGACAGTGGGGCCGTTTACCTCCAAGACAAGACCGAAGTGGAAGGTTTCATGCGCCTGCTTTGGGGCTTAGGGCCATTCTTTAGTGATAAAAAGCGGGTATACGAACGTCCAGACTGGTACGAGTTGGTGACGCAAGGCATCTTAGCCGGAACTGATCCTGATGATCCTGATTACTGGGGTGGAGATCTTGGTGACTATGACCAGGTCTTCGTAGAGATGGGCGCTTTGACTGCCTTCTTGTATGAAACAAAAGATTATTTCTGGGATAATTTGACCGTTAAAAAGCAAAAAACGATTGTCAAATGGATGGATCAGGTGAACCACAAGGTGATTCCAAAGACCAACTGGTTATTCTTCCGTGCGATGGTCAACCAATTTATCACTGATTCCGGCTACATGGATAATTCAGAGTTGATCGATGCTGATTATGCGATCACCAATAAACATTACCTGGGTCATGGCTGGTCCTACGATGGTTATGTCAACCAGATCGATAACTACATTCCGTTTGCCTACCAGTTCTTTACGATCCTAACGGTTGGCTTGGCACACACTGATAACAAGCAAAGTCAATTATTGAAAGAACGCGCCCAGAAATTTGTCCCAAGTTATGCCAACTGGTTTGCCGCTGATGGTGCTGCCTTGCCATACGGACGCAGTTTGGATTACCGATTTGCCCAGGCAGCCTTTTGGGCGGCTTATGCCTATGCGCATGTTGATATGCCTGAAGGGTATAGCTTAGGTGATATCAAGCACTTGCTGTTGAACAACCTGCGTTGGTGGTTCCAGCAGAACATCTTCCAGACGGATGGGTTGATTCCAATCGGCTATGCTTATCCCAATATGAATTTTGCTGAAGGTTACAACGGGCCGGCTTCTGCTTACTGGGCCTTGAAGACCTTTATCTTCTTTGCCTTACCTGATGATGATCCGTTCTGGACCACCAAAGAAAGTGATGACTTCAAGTTTGAAGCTTTGAAGAAGCAGCCGGAACCTAGAATGCTGATTGCCCACAGTCAAAATGGTTTGGAAGTTCAGTCATTTACTGCCGGTCAGCACTCCCACGAGCATGCCCATGGTGAAGCCAAGTATGAGAAGTATGTCTACTCAACCACCTTTGGTTTCAGTACGCCTAAAGGATCCGTTCTTTTGAAACAGGGGGCTTATGATAATACCTTGGCAGTTGCCGAATCGGAAAACTTCTGGCAAACCGCCTTCAAGTACGATGATTACGCAATCCACGACAACTACGTCTACTCAGACTGGAAGCCGTACGATGATGTTGAAATCAAGAACTTTGTTGTGCCGGCAATGCCATGGCATGTGCGGGTTCATGAAGTCAATACCGGCCGGGAGCTTCATTTGGCTGAAGGCAGTTTCTCAGCTCCTGACAGTGGAGCACCTGATGAATATGAAATGAAGACCAGAGCAGCTAATGCCGTTTTCTATCATTCAAGAGTCGGCATTACCGGATTAGTCGGCTTGTCAAAGGAATTGACAACTGAATTGTCAACGCCGGAACCCAACACCAATCTCTACTTCAATAAGACCAAGATTCCCCTGCAAACTGGTGTTTTGGCCCCAGGCAAGTACACCTTGATCTCACTGTATCTTGGTGATCGTGAGCTCGAGAGCCTGGATGATGATGGCAAGATTGTCATTCCAGAAGTGAAGTTGGATGGCAATAAGCTGACGATTTCATTTAATGATCACACGGTTGGTGCCGACTTCGATGAGTTTTAA
- a CDS encoding MFS transporter has translation MKMIWLVIFMIFWEVGLYILYFAPWNAFPFIPDLDTLVTGRNRAGLFASVMTFVNQISVGVAGVVAGYLLDFAHFRESASGAVVQPQSAINMIIFIVSGGVGLMIVLAMLFVGRFHLSKKTFMVLSAELVRLQKGGSMSDVDPHPKAVCEDLTGVKYDSIEVWKKDDQPQNKSRG, from the coding sequence ATGAAAATGATTTGGTTGGTTATTTTTATGATTTTTTGGGAAGTGGGGTTGTACATTTTGTACTTTGCCCCATGGAACGCGTTTCCGTTTATTCCCGATCTGGATACATTGGTGACAGGAAGGAACCGGGCCGGCCTGTTTGCCTCCGTGATGACCTTTGTTAATCAAATCAGTGTCGGTGTTGCCGGTGTGGTTGCCGGATATTTGCTGGACTTTGCCCATTTTCGGGAGTCGGCAAGCGGGGCAGTTGTTCAGCCGCAGAGTGCCATTAATATGATTATCTTTATCGTATCGGGTGGCGTTGGCTTGATGATCGTCTTGGCAATGCTGTTTGTCGGCCGCTTTCATCTCAGCAAGAAGACATTCATGGTTCTTTCTGCAGAACTTGTTCGTCTGCAAAAGGGCGGTAGTATGAGTGATGTGGATCCACACCCCAAGGCAGTTTGTGAGGATTTGACCGGCGTTAAATATGATTCAATTGAGGTTTGGAAGAAAGATGACCAACCGCAAAATAAATCACGGGGTTAG
- a CDS encoding alpha/beta hydrolase family protein, giving the protein MTNLVIKKDVEYDAVHHQLTDIYYDGEKAQSKGAIIDIHGGGWFRGNKSKDEDSSIRFVEAGYLVVTPAYRITPAAFYPAPLEDMDHLYEWLKKSDLPFNHDHIGAFGSSAGGNMTVELAIKYGIPIASLSGILDIDKWLSEHEDVVAAEGDTSGFNSTASSNINQTGANDPFYKWFVTNYFNGRTDQYTEATPVHRVTDQTGQMYLANSLNEFVPTSGVLDMAQALTKHQIPYRTRMLTGSRHAKGYLDDVWDDVVGFFAQTL; this is encoded by the coding sequence ATGACAAATTTAGTGATTAAAAAAGACGTTGAATATGATGCTGTTCACCACCAGTTAACTGACATTTATTATGATGGCGAAAAGGCGCAAAGCAAAGGCGCAATCATTGATATCCATGGTGGCGGTTGGTTCCGCGGCAACAAGTCCAAAGATGAGGATTCCTCGATCCGGTTTGTGGAAGCCGGCTACCTGGTTGTAACGCCGGCTTATCGAATTACGCCAGCGGCTTTCTATCCGGCACCTTTGGAAGATATGGATCACTTGTATGAATGGTTGAAGAAATCCGACTTGCCGTTCAACCACGACCATATCGGGGCATTTGGCTCGTCCGCCGGTGGCAACATGACCGTCGAATTGGCAATCAAATATGGCATTCCGATTGCCTCACTGTCTGGCATTTTGGATATTGATAAGTGGTTGAGCGAGCATGAAGATGTGGTTGCCGCAGAAGGTGACACGAGTGGCTTTAATTCAACCGCCAGCTCGAATATTAACCAGACTGGGGCCAACGATCCGTTTTATAAGTGGTTTGTGACCAACTACTTTAACGGCCGGACCGACCAATACACCGAAGCCACTCCGGTTCATCGAGTAACCGACCAGACTGGTCAGATGTATTTGGCCAATTCACTGAATGAATTTGTGCCAACCAGTGGAGTCCTGGACATGGCTCAAGCTTTGACCAAACACCAAATTCCTTATCGAACCCGGATGTTAACCGGTAGTCGTCACGCTAAGGGATACCTGGATGATGTCTGGGATGACGTGGTTGGGTTCTTTGCTCAAACCTTATAA
- a CDS encoding CPBP family intramembrane glutamic endopeptidase: MIKNKMSWGKEFWLAALFLVLLMGVDFSVRGAGPLVRGGARLMFALVVAGIVFYVLGTMKIFQTKVKLGTFAKIWGFIFGICLGGLFLLISILGHTALMMHAKTVVADTMMALSAGIFEEFLCRGLLFSAFLSVFKQAKYKFTEAALASGIFFGLFHFMNLISGQGFLPTLQQATYAFVIGAIFASIRLTTNTLTWVVLIHALIDWQPGISVTHTVSALASWPVFLAVWGTILVVTVIFLISFDSSYRQSVKEDV, from the coding sequence ATGATTAAGAATAAAATGTCTTGGGGAAAGGAATTCTGGTTGGCAGCCCTTTTTCTGGTCCTCTTGATGGGTGTCGACTTTTCGGTCCGGGGAGCAGGGCCACTGGTTCGCGGCGGTGCCCGACTGATGTTTGCGCTGGTCGTTGCCGGAATTGTTTTCTATGTACTGGGAACGATGAAAATTTTTCAGACTAAAGTCAAGTTGGGGACTTTTGCCAAAATCTGGGGATTCATTTTTGGCATTTGCCTGGGTGGATTATTCCTATTGATTAGCATTCTCGGTCACACGGCTTTGATGATGCATGCCAAAACGGTGGTTGCCGATACCATGATGGCATTGTCAGCGGGAATCTTTGAAGAATTCCTGTGTCGGGGATTGTTGTTCTCGGCATTCCTGAGCGTCTTCAAACAGGCCAAATATAAGTTTACCGAGGCCGCGTTGGCTTCCGGAATCTTCTTCGGCCTCTTTCATTTCATGAATCTGATCTCAGGGCAGGGCTTTTTACCAACCCTTCAACAGGCGACCTACGCTTTTGTGATTGGGGCGATTTTTGCATCAATCAGGTTGACGACCAATACCTTAACCTGGGTGGTTCTGATTCATGCGTTAATCGATTGGCAGCCGGGAATTTCGGTGACTCATACGGTTAGTGCACTGGCGTCGTGGCCGGTTTTCCTGGCAGTTTGGGGAACAATTCTGGTCGTGACCGTGATTTTTCTGATTTCGTTTGATAGTAGTTATCGGCAGAGTGTGAAAGAGGACGTCTAG
- a CDS encoding M57 family metalloprotease — MKKRSFILAAVASATFALAVPLTLNMPQSPITYAKSTQRIAGKTVAKAIKSTPDLNPTSSVRKYPAYIYDKYWQVFDRWYNVQPMSAQGIFKNHTAKVYVANQSLKSYTYAAMQNWNKALKTKAFKLGTKADHTITVGFKNAGTGQGSWDGYYITSKLYINYNFFDNTKYLPAVYKAETGHALPSADQPNSADYQALYDTYWKSVITHELGHSLGLDHTPYSNDIMEADSGTKSGDAKYSWSQSKVVNDDYAIFQDKLSSRDINRAKLTKVLGYW, encoded by the coding sequence ATGAAAAAAAGAAGTTTCATTCTCGCCGCAGTCGCCAGTGCCACCTTTGCTTTAGCGGTGCCATTGACGTTGAACATGCCTCAAAGTCCGATTACTTATGCCAAATCAACTCAGCGGATTGCCGGCAAAACGGTTGCCAAGGCCATCAAAAGCACCCCTGATTTGAATCCAACATCAAGTGTCCGCAAATACCCCGCTTATATCTATGACAAATATTGGCAGGTCTTTGACCGCTGGTACAATGTCCAACCAATGAGTGCCCAGGGCATCTTCAAAAATCATACGGCAAAGGTCTACGTAGCCAATCAATCATTGAAGTCTTATACCTACGCCGCGATGCAGAATTGGAACAAGGCCCTCAAAACCAAAGCGTTTAAATTAGGCACCAAAGCTGACCACACGATTACAGTGGGCTTTAAAAATGCTGGGACCGGGCAAGGCAGCTGGGATGGCTATTACATTACCAGCAAGCTTTACATCAACTATAATTTCTTCGACAACACCAAGTACCTGCCGGCTGTCTACAAAGCTGAGACCGGTCATGCACTGCCATCAGCTGATCAGCCAAACAGTGCAGATTACCAGGCACTCTATGACACCTACTGGAAATCAGTGATTACCCATGAACTGGGCCACAGCCTTGGCTTGGATCACACCCCGTACTCCAATGATATTATGGAAGCTGATTCGGGAACTAAGAGCGGTGACGCGAAGTACTCCTGGAGCCAATCCAAAGTAGTCAACGATGATTACGCGATTTTCCAGGATAAATTATCTTCCAGAGATATTAATCGTGCCAAGTTAACCAAGGTTTTGGGTTACTGGTAA
- a CDS encoding GNAT family N-acetyltransferase, with translation MKLHYQPARMDELTAIMVIEEAGFSPAEAATKTAMAERIRLYPDTFIVATNEANQVVGYIVGPAFSQRYLTDELFEQAHANRRDDPYQTVLSLAVHPDFRGHGIASRLLSELAQVAKAQSRVAITLTCLADLIPFYESNGYQNEGISASSHAGETWYNLVYPLQ, from the coding sequence TTGAAATTACATTATCAACCGGCAAGGATGGATGAGTTGACCGCAATTATGGTGATCGAAGAAGCAGGCTTTTCGCCGGCCGAGGCAGCCACCAAAACTGCGATGGCGGAAAGAATCCGGTTGTATCCGGACACATTTATTGTCGCCACAAATGAGGCCAATCAAGTGGTCGGTTACATCGTCGGTCCGGCATTTTCACAACGGTATCTGACAGATGAACTATTTGAACAGGCCCACGCCAACCGTCGAGATGATCCTTATCAAACGGTCCTCAGCTTGGCGGTCCATCCCGATTTTCGCGGCCATGGCATTGCCAGCCGCCTGCTGAGCGAATTGGCTCAGGTTGCCAAAGCACAAAGCAGAGTGGCTATCACCCTGACCTGTCTGGCAGACCTGATCCCATTTTATGAAAGCAATGGCTATCAAAACGAAGGCATTTCAGCATCCAGTCATGCCGGGGAAACTTGGTACAATTTAGTCTATCCCCTGCAATAA
- a CDS encoding MFS transporter — translation MNHSNIGHRNRGVILIAVFIATFMTSVEVTIVTTALPSIISELHGLAYQSWIMSAYLLTTAITTPIYGKLADTLGRRKVFQWGVTVFTIGSLLSGLSPSILFLIVARAIQGIGAGAVMPLTFTIIADIFSFEQRANVLALNNTAWGLSALVGPLIGGFLVDHLSWHWVFFVNVPLGIIVALLIWLGYQENIELKNQLIIDWLGIIWLAISLVSLLLGIQALDTLPLIAASLLIVTIVATWLFLRHEKHFADPLISPKMFHSKTFTIQIITATILSGVLIGYQMYFPIWLQSLYRVSATTAGLVVTSSSIMWLVASFFVGKLIAHFVPKQIAVTLIGVMLLSYLSLIFASQAFPVWAFYVIAMINGIGMGIVVSMNTILSQHLVPNEMVGSATSVLTLGRSLGQTVMAGVYGAILNLVIRLQLHGGITFSKVNNVISSKGAAVVANRSLIDPIILTALHMVFVGVVAMLVVVLVINILDPNKKIIR, via the coding sequence ATGAATCATTCAAATATTGGACATCGTAATCGCGGGGTGATCCTGATCGCGGTCTTTATCGCGACGTTTATGACTTCCGTTGAAGTGACCATCGTGACGACGGCACTGCCCTCAATTATTAGCGAACTTCATGGGCTGGCTTATCAAAGCTGGATTATGAGTGCCTATCTGTTGACGACTGCGATCACGACACCTATCTACGGCAAGTTGGCCGATACGTTGGGCCGACGAAAAGTATTTCAGTGGGGTGTGACCGTCTTCACCATCGGCTCGCTTTTAAGCGGATTGTCACCTTCGATTTTATTCTTGATCGTCGCCCGGGCAATTCAGGGAATTGGGGCCGGTGCGGTCATGCCACTGACGTTTACGATCATCGCCGATATTTTTTCGTTTGAACAGCGGGCAAATGTGCTGGCACTCAATAATACCGCCTGGGGACTGTCAGCCTTGGTCGGCCCGCTGATTGGCGGTTTTTTAGTGGACCATCTTTCCTGGCACTGGGTATTCTTCGTCAACGTGCCCTTGGGCATCATCGTCGCCCTGCTGATCTGGCTGGGGTATCAGGAAAATATTGAGCTCAAGAATCAGCTGATCATTGATTGGCTGGGGATTATCTGGCTGGCAATTTCACTGGTCAGCTTATTGCTGGGGATTCAGGCATTGGACACGCTGCCGCTGATTGCAGCCAGCCTGTTGATAGTGACGATTGTGGCAACTTGGTTATTTCTTCGCCATGAAAAGCATTTCGCAGACCCGTTAATTTCACCAAAAATGTTTCATTCCAAAACCTTTACCATTCAAATTATCACAGCAACAATTTTGAGTGGGGTCTTAATTGGTTATCAAATGTATTTCCCAATTTGGCTGCAATCATTGTATCGGGTATCCGCAACCACTGCCGGGTTAGTCGTGACCTCCAGCTCAATCATGTGGCTGGTCGCCTCGTTTTTTGTCGGTAAATTGATTGCCCACTTTGTTCCCAAACAAATTGCAGTGACCTTGATTGGTGTGATGCTGCTCAGTTATTTGTCACTGATCTTTGCCAGTCAAGCATTTCCGGTCTGGGCATTTTATGTGATTGCCATGATTAATGGGATTGGAATGGGGATCGTTGTCAGCATGAATACGATTCTTAGCCAGCATTTGGTTCCCAATGAAATGGTCGGTTCGGCGACTTCAGTCCTCACCCTTGGTCGTTCCTTGGGCCAAACGGTGATGGCCGGGGTGTATGGTGCAATCTTGAATTTAGTGATTCGATTGCAGCTGCACGGCGGAATCACCTTTTCAAAGGTCAATAACGTCATCAGTTCCAAAGGGGCCGCCGTGGTGGCCAATCGGTCGCTGATTGATCCAATCATCCTGACAGCCCTTCATATGGTGTTTGTCGGGGTGGTCGCGATGTTGGTAGTTGTCTTGGTAATCAATATTTTAGATCCTAATAAAAAAATTATTCGTTGA
- a CDS encoding NUDIX hydrolase, protein MATGYIGRIRKRVGHMPLILNTAAGILLNDQHQVLLNLRTDSHNWSLPGGYMEFGETYAQTCVREYQEDSGVKVEIVRPLGLFDQGIFAYPNGDQVQTIDRLFLVRKVGGQLLSAETDETIRLDYFDFDDLPPLLNQQTEKMLAFAKENV, encoded by the coding sequence ATGGCAACAGGCTATATTGGTCGGATTCGAAAACGCGTGGGCCACATGCCTTTAATTTTGAATACGGCCGCTGGAATCCTATTAAATGATCAGCACCAAGTACTCTTAAATTTAAGAACCGATAGTCATAACTGGAGTTTGCCGGGTGGCTACATGGAGTTCGGTGAAACATATGCCCAGACTTGTGTGCGTGAGTATCAAGAAGATAGCGGCGTAAAAGTTGAGATTGTCCGGCCGCTCGGATTATTCGATCAGGGAATCTTCGCCTATCCAAATGGTGATCAGGTGCAGACAATTGATCGGCTGTTTTTAGTCAGGAAAGTTGGCGGCCAATTGCTGTCCGCTGAGACTGACGAGACCATTCGACTGGACTATTTCGATTTTGATGACCTACCGCCACTGCTGAATCAGCAGACGGAAAAGATGCTGGCATTTGCCAAAGAAAATGTATAG
- a CDS encoding phosphoglycerate dehydrogenase, with protein MADKVLVPAQLHPDGKRYLREHGLEVVELMRANAENILKNGKDAAAMILFLDPVGENVISHMPNLKIIARHGVGYDSVDLDASANHGVWVTNTPNANAATVAETTLAEIMDVSKHITKNSMEMRDGNFTYPLAHLGFDLEGKTLGILGYGKIGRLVAKKASALGMRIMIHNRTPRESPYGEFVDLDTLVKSADILTLHLAANSQTRHIIGRKQLAEMKPTSVLINLGRGALVDTAALIDALKSGSISGAALDVFDEEPLPMNSGLFKLDNVLLTPHIGSSTVESFSRMATDAASEVVRVLNGQQPQWPVNQPH; from the coding sequence ATGGCTGATAAAGTACTCGTTCCGGCTCAATTGCATCCGGACGGAAAACGTTATTTACGTGAGCACGGCCTGGAAGTCGTGGAATTGATGCGGGCTAACGCTGAAAATATTTTGAAGAATGGCAAGGATGCTGCCGCAATGATTTTATTTTTGGATCCAGTCGGCGAGAATGTGATTTCTCACATGCCCAATTTGAAGATTATTGCCCGACACGGCGTCGGCTATGACAGTGTGGACTTGGACGCCAGCGCCAATCACGGTGTTTGGGTGACCAATACGCCCAATGCCAATGCGGCAACTGTGGCTGAAACGACTTTGGCAGAGATCATGGACGTGTCTAAGCACATTACCAAAAACTCGATGGAAATGCGGGATGGCAACTTTACCTACCCGTTGGCTCATTTGGGATTCGATCTTGAAGGGAAAACTTTGGGGATTCTTGGTTACGGCAAAATTGGCCGTCTGGTGGCCAAAAAAGCTAGTGCGCTAGGGATGCGAATTATGATTCATAACCGGACCCCACGGGAATCACCATACGGGGAATTTGTCGATCTCGATACCTTAGTAAAATCTGCGGATATTTTGACCCTCCATTTAGCTGCCAATTCTCAGACCCGACACATTATCGGTCGAAAGCAATTGGCAGAGATGAAGCCGACCAGTGTTTTGATCAACCTGGGTCGTGGTGCCCTGGTTGATACCGCTGCGTTGATTGATGCACTTAAAAGCGGCTCGATTAGTGGTGCTGCTCTTGACGTCTTTGACGAAGAGCCCTTACCAATGAACAGTGGGTTATTCAAGCTGGATAATGTGTTATTGACACCCCACATTGGTTCCAGTACGGTTGAAAGCTTTTCAAGAATGGCCACGGATGCGGCAAGTGAAGTGGTTCGGGTCTTGAATGGCCAGCAGCCGCAGTGGCCGGTTAACCAACCCCATTAG
- a CDS encoding Fic family protein, with translation MENKFNLTLKQNRFLTKKNLVNMVYSNSKFEGVNTTLPQTKTIIDGMSVAGVSIDDIQVIISLKKGLEFVLSHSEPFRLDICRQINRIVAAEDALVPGQIRTGSVQIGGVQYVPPVPDVNNVKSVIQKIMGDDQTATEKALQIMYEIMRQQIFWDGNKRTAILSANYILINAGAGIVNINENQLETFNTLLADYYETGDLQAIMQWTYDNCLYGIEFK, from the coding sequence ATGGAAAATAAATTCAATCTTACTCTCAAACAAAATCGCTTTCTTACGAAAAAGAATCTTGTCAATATGGTGTATTCTAATTCAAAATTTGAGGGAGTTAATACGACTCTGCCGCAAACCAAGACGATTATTGACGGCATGAGTGTCGCTGGTGTTTCGATTGATGATATTCAGGTCATCATTAGTCTCAAAAAAGGGTTGGAATTTGTATTAAGTCACAGTGAACCATTTCGATTAGATATTTGTCGGCAAATTAATCGAATCGTCGCGGCCGAAGATGCCCTCGTCCCCGGACAAATTCGGACTGGAAGTGTCCAGATCGGCGGTGTTCAGTATGTACCGCCAGTTCCAGATGTCAATAATGTCAAAAGCGTAATTCAAAAAATAATGGGTGATGATCAGACTGCTACTGAAAAGGCGCTTCAAATAATGTATGAGATTATGCGGCAGCAGATCTTCTGGGATGGTAACAAGCGGACTGCTATTTTGTCTGCCAATTATATTTTGATTAATGCCGGTGCCGGAATTGTTAATATCAATGAAAACCAATTAGAAACCTTTAACACATTACTGGCCGATTATTACGAAACTGGTGATTTACAGGCCATCATGCAGTGGACATACGATAATTGTTTATATGGCATTGAATTTAAATAA